From the Limanda limanda chromosome 2, fLimLim1.1, whole genome shotgun sequence genome, one window contains:
- the LOC132997427 gene encoding uncharacterized protein LOC132997427, whose amino-acid sequence MAARSRITVLLLLFLLSTEHSFAVTEDELTPLVDELLSKYRFNGMFSLAVSIPLNQNQNQNQNQNKNQGANRDLEEVLGNNTAANVENKINKGEVYVGSRMVAAKSLKRGNVVDHAESRVVDELSQLYDSPQFNPDDLLLFYVYASPCDHKCTNSNHQGNILSKISNIRRWNNWAVVFSKMFKPSDGSANTDKKISEALIKARRESLNQLAMSKGEPGSIGLENIFCCDYENHQMKCVSCSSDGQVAEKCVSYDPPSARAMIYYTRRQRQCVDRCQYFESGSYFWCHDEDGWEYCSPLPDHTYKNEACRSDHKCGSYGESYTWCYTTSNNDWDYCGVISPGECVFSQTSRAKRQVNIPTWFCRRVDANRRVTIFGHEGDSRKFAQTNRDLRREADELINRWNNQGLNNQPGQRTLIESANLRIDKQGMVNRNNQPYYNLQIQINGPRRPGHSTTVSVIIVPVDTPAEYMRFAFRESLRRRLRVVLEPSNAANTLPLCNF is encoded by the exons atGGCCGCCCGGAGCCGGATCacggttctgctgctgctcttcctcctgtcgACTGAACACAGTTTTGCTGTGACCGAGGATGAACTCACACCGCTGGTAGACGAACTCTTGAGCAA GTACCGTTTTAATGGTATGTTCAGTCTGGCCGTGAGTATCCCgctgaaccagaaccagaaccagaaccagaaccagaacaagAACCAGGGCGCTAACCGAGACCTCGAGGAGGTCCTTGGTAATAACACTGCTGCCAACGTGGAGAACAAGATCAACAAGGGTGAAGTGTACGTTGGCAGCAGGATGGTTGCAGCCAAGTCTCTGAAGCGGGGAAATGTTGTTGATCATGCAGAGTCACGCGTTGTGGACGAATTGTCTCAGTTGTACGACAGTCCTCAATTCAATCCGGatgatttgttgcttttctatgtttATGCCTCCCCATGTGATCACAAATGTACAAATTCTAATCACCAGGGAAACATCCTTAGCAAGATAAGCAACATACGGCGTTGGAATAATTGGGCAGTTGTGTTTTCTAAAATGTTCAAGCCCAGTGATGGTTCGGCgaacacagacaaaaagatCTCTGAAGCCCTCATTAAAGCCCGCAGGGAATCCCTTAATCAACTTGCAATGTCCAAGGGTGAGCCAGGTTCAATTGGTCTAGAAAACATCTTCTGCTGCGACTATGAAAATCATCAGATGAAGTGCGTCAGCTGCTCAAGTGACGGTCAGGTGGCAGAGAAATGTGTGTCATACGATCCTCCCTCTGCTAGGGCAATGATTTATTACACCAGGCGTCAGAGACAATGTGTCGACAGGTGTCAGTACTTTGAGTCAGGGAGTTACTTCTGGTGCCATGATGAAGATGGCTGGGAGTACTGCTCACCTCTGCCAGACCACACCTACAAGAATGAGGCTTGTCGCTCCGATCACAAGTGTGGAAGCTATGGTGAGAGTTACACCTGGTGCTACACAACATCCAACAACGACTGGGATTACTGTGGAGTGATCAGTcctggagagtgtgtgttttcccagaCGTCCCGCGCCAAACGACAAGTTAATATTCCAACATGGTTCTGTAGAAGAGTAGATGCCAACAGGAGAGTGACCATTTTCGGACATGAAGGAGATTCTAGAAAGTTCGCTCAAACCAACAGAGATTTACGCAGAGAAGCCGACGAGTTAATCAACCGATGGAACAACCAGGGCTTGAATAACCAGCCCGGGCAGAGGACGTTGATAGAGTCGGCAAATCTTCGCATTGACAAACAGGGAATGGTCAACAGGAACAATCAGCCGTATTACAACCTGCAAATCCAGATCAACGGACCACGCCGTCCTGGACACAGCACCACTGTGTCAGTGATCATAGTTCCTGTTGACACGCCAGCTGAATACATGCGTTTTGCCTTCAGGGAGAGTTTACGGCGTCGGCTCCGTGTGGTGTTGGAACCATCCAACGCCGCAAACACCCTGCCGCTTTGTAATTTCTAA